From a single Salvelinus namaycush isolate Seneca chromosome 14, SaNama_1.0, whole genome shotgun sequence genomic region:
- the LOC120059110 gene encoding toll-like receptor 5 — MSAHHFRGMMRNRILLVIFGVYLQVVKCTPRCPLYGSIAVCTNLSLYQVPALPPYITHVYMRDNYISEINKTSFSGLEGLKELDLSWQRVNGLIIRTNAFQRLANLAVLYLGHNRGLQIEPDAFVGLSNLRTLSLYVCDLTESILQGDYLRPLVSLKTLDLYGNQVKRIQPAPFFVNMTDFQELNITLNQMESICEEDLLGFRGKHFRLLNLNSVYLYGMTQNGFDWKRCGNPFRNMSIETLDLSSNGFNVDKAKLFFNAIQGTKIHHIILEHSTMGKSFGFSNVKDPNKKTFNGLKNSGIKILDLSKCFIFALQYAVFSPLREVEDITLAQNKINQIDRGAFWGLENLQRLNLSHNLIGEIYSYTFDNLPNILELDLSYNHIGALGYQAFTGLPNLQILDLTGNSIRQLGTYGYLAPLPNLQLLHLADNKITSLEGLLGFANSTIILNVQNNRLTNLEDVYIVLAKFMRIERIWYGNNNIKWCIFSSNISVPAVNSLKLLELRNIALQILWGHGVCLDVFENLIKLFSLDLSFNSLRALPDGIFKGLVSLEEMDLSFNSLTYLQPDIFPESLKTVDLSYNFLSSPDPAAFSSLSWINLYRNRFHCDGGLKDFLTWMNMTNVTFPDPGVAEFSCEFPSDLHGVSLLNYSKVITEKYPKPSLTKM; from the exons aTGAGCGCGCATCACTTCAG GGGGATGATGAGGAACCGTATACTGCTGGTTATCTTTGGAGTCTACCTGCAAGTGGTGAAATGCACCCCAAGATGTCCACTATATGGTTCTATAGCAGTTTGCACCAACCTGTCTCTATATCAGGTCCCTGCACTGCCTCCATACATTACCCATGTGTATATGAGGGATAACTACATCAGTGAGATAAACAAGACATCTTTCTCTGGGCTTGAAGGGCTAAAGGAACTGGACCTCAGTTGGCAACGAGTCAATGGGCTTATTATAAGAACTAACGCCTTTCAAAGACTGGCAAACTTGGCAGTGCTCTATTTAGGTCATAATAGAGGTTTACAAATTGAGCCAGATGCATTTGTGGGACTGTCCAACCTGAGAAcactctctctgtatgtgtgtgaccTGACTGAGTCCATATTACAGGGCGACTATCTCAGGCCCCTGGTCTCTTTGAAAACGCTAGATCTGTATGGTAACCAAGTGAAAAGAATCCAACCTGCACCATTCTTTGTGAACATGACAGATTTCCAAGAGTTAAACATTACCCTAAATCAGATGGAAAGCATATGTGAGGAAGATTTGCTTGGCTTTCGTGGCAAACACTTTCGGTTGCTCAACTTGAACAGCGTCTATCTATATGGTATGACTCAAAATGGTTTTGACTGGAAACGATGTGGAAATCCCTTTAGGAACATGTCTATAGAGACACTTGACTTATCTTCCAACGGATTCAACGTGGACAAGGCAAAATTGTTTTTCAATGCAATCCAAGGAACGAAAATTCACCATATTATTCTGGAACACAGCACCATGGGAAAATCATTTGGTTTCAGCAATGTCAAAGACCCAAACAAGAAAACATTCAATGGCCTCAAGAATAGTGGCATCAAGATTCTAGATTTGTCCAAATGCTTTATATTTGCTTTGCAATATGCAGTATTCAGTCCACtaagagaggtagaggacataACATTAGCCCAAAACAAAATTAACCAGATTGACAGGGGGGCGTTTTGGGGTCTTGAAAATTTACAAAGGCTCAACCTGTCACACAATCTTATAGGGGAAATCTATTCTTACACATTTGACAATCTACCCAATATTTTAGAATTAGATTTATCTTACAATCATATTGGTGCATTGGGATATCAGGCATTTACAGGACTTCCAAACCTACAAATCCTGGATCTTACAGGAAACTCTATTCGGCAACTAGGTACATATGGTTACCTTGCACCACTACCAAACCTGCAACTTCTTCATTTGGCTGATAATAAGATCACATCCTTAGAGGGCCTCTTGGGCTTTGCTAACAGTACTATCATACTGAATGTTCAAAACAACAGGTTAACTAATTTAGAGGATGTATACATTGTGTTAGCTAAATTCATGCGCATTGAGCGTATCTGGTATGGTAACAACAACATAAAGTGGTGCATCTTTAGCAGTAATATTTCAGTGCCCGCTGTAAACTCTCTAAAGCTGCTGGAGCTAAGGAACATCGCCCTGCAGATTTTATGGGGACATGGAGTGTGTTTGGATGTATTTGAAAATCTTATCAAGCTTTTTAGTCTGGATTTAAGCTTTAACTCACTGAGGGCTCTCCCAGATGGCATATTCAAAGGTCTCGTCTCTCTGGAAGAGATGGATCTCAGCTTCAACTCTCTCACATACCTCCAACCAGATATTTTCCCAGAGAGTCTCAAAACAGTTGACCTCTCTTAcaatttcctctcctctcctgacccAGCGGCTTTCAGTTCTCTCAGCTGGATCAATTTATATAGGAATCGCTTCCACTGTGACGGCGGCCTGAAGGACTTTCTGACGTGGATGAACATGACTAATGTGACTTTTCCAGACCCTGGCGTGGCTGAATTCAGCTGTGAGTTCCCCTCGGATCTCCATGGTGTCAGCCTGTTGAATTACAGCAAAGTCATAACGGAAAAGTACCCAAAACCAtctttgacaaaaatgtaa